Proteins from a single region of Hordeum vulgare subsp. vulgare chromosome 6H, MorexV3_pseudomolecules_assembly, whole genome shotgun sequence:
- the LOC123402060 gene encoding GDSL esterase/lipase At5g33370-like, with product MAAMAASSWRVALVAVALCVLPALPAASAARAFFIFGDSLVDNGNNNYLMTTARADSWPYGIDTPDHRATGRFSNGKNVVDLISEQIGSVPVLPYLSPELDGENLLVGANFASAGIGILNDTGIQFANIIRISKQLTYFEQYKHRLAKLYGPERAARVVGGALTLITLGGNDFVNNYYLVPYSARSREFSLPDYIKYILSEYKQVLRRIHGLGARRILVTGVGPIGCVPAELAMHSLDGSCDPELQRASEAYNPQMEAMLNELNAEVGPSNGNGAVFVAVNTRRMHADFIDDPRAYGFVTAKEACCGQGRFNGIGICTMVSSLCANRDQYVFWDAFHPTERANRLIAQNYLSGSTDYISPMNLSTILHLDRHLHD from the exons ATGGCAGCAATGGCGGCCTCCTCGTGGCGAGTGGCTCTTGTCGCCGTCGCGCTCTGCGTGCTCCCGGCCCTGCCGGCGGCGAGCGCGGCCCGGGCCTTCTTCATTTTCGGCGACTCGCTGGtggacaatggcaacaacaactacCTCATGACGACGGCGCGCGCCGACTCGTGGCCCTACGGCATCGACACCCCGGACCACCGCGCCACGGGGAGGTTCTCCAACGGCAAGAACGTCGTCGACCTCATCA GCGAGCAGATAGGATCTGTGCCGGTGCTGCCGTACCTGAGCCCTGAGCTGGACGGCGAGAACCTGCTCGTCGGCGCCAACTTCGCCTCTGCCGGCATCGGGATCCTCAACGACACCGGCATCCAGTTC GCCAACATCATCCGGATCTCGAAGCAGCTGACCTACTTCGAGCAGTACAAGCACCGTCTGGCCAAGCTCTACGGCCCGGAGCGGGCGGCGCGGGTGGTCGGCGGCGCGCTGACGCTCATCACCCTGGGCGGCAACGACTTCGTCAACAACTACTACCTGGTGCCCTACTCGGCCCGCTCCCGGGAGTTCTCCCTCCCCGACTACATCAAGTACATCTTGTCCGAGTACAAGCAGGTGCTCCGCCGCATCCACGGCCTGGGCGCGCGCCGCATCCTGGTGACCGGCGTCGGGCCCATCGGGTGCGTGCCCGCCGAGCTCGCCATGCACAGCCTCGACGGCAGCTGCGACCCGGAGCTGCAGCGCGCGTCCGAGGCCTACAACCCGCAGATGGAGGCCATGCTCAACGAGCTCAACGCCGAGGTCGGCCCCAGCAACGGCAACGGCGCCGTGTTCGTGGCCGTGAACACGCGCCGCATGCACGCCGACTTCATCGACGACCCCAGGGCCTACGGCTTCGTGACGGCCAAGGAGGCCTGCTGCGGCCAGGGGAGGTTCAACGGCATCGGCATCTGCACCATGGTGTCCAGCCTCTGCGCCAACCGCGACCAGTACGTGTTCTGGGACGCCTTCCACCCCACGGAGCGCGCCAACCGCCTCATCGCCCAGAACTACCTCTCCGGATCCACCGACTACATCTCCCCCATGAACCTGTCCACCATCCTACACCTCGACCGCCACCTCCACGACTAG